In the Candidatus Planktophila sp. genome, CTGACCGATCGCTGTTCACTTCGCTGTACATACTGCATGCCCCATGATTTTGCCTCATGGCTACCTAGCGCCGAACTGCTCACAACTGATGAACTCATTGATGTGATTGAAGTTGCAGTTTCGCAAGGAATTGATGAGATTCGACTAACTGGCGGGGAACCATTATTG is a window encoding:
- a CDS encoding radical SAM protein — translated: MSSLIDTYGRVHRDLRVSLTDRCSLRCTYCMPHDFASWLPSAELLTTDELIDVIEVAVSQGIDEIRLTGGEPLL